TCCCTCTTACGTCAAGCAGCCTCTGCGGTTATGAAAGGAAAAAGATTACAAGCAGACATTGTTTATGTTAGAAAACAATCAGATGCTCTCGTGTACCGTATGCGTTTTTATGTTCCTAATGAAAAGCTCGTCTGCTGTGGGAGAGGGTGTAGAGATTGTATCCGTTACCGCTCCAGTATGTAAGTGATTTTTTTCCGTTTCAAATTTTTTGGACGTATATCGACACAATAAAGGAGGCAGAGTCAAAAGATGACTTTGCCTCCTTTATGTGACCAATGAAACTAGACTAGCTCATGATTTTCTTTCCTTAGTTTATCCGCAACTACATCCGCCACCTGATCCACAACCACCGCTACATGACATTTGGTCAAAATACGGGTTTCCCGTCGGCACTTTGATCGTTTTAGATACGGCGTGAGCAATCACTTCACTGACTTCATTTAGAAGCATCTCTAGTTCTCGTTCCGCCTTTTTAAATGTCGCCACACATTCATGTAAATCTAGCTCGCGCTTGACCTTGCGGATGTCTGTCGAAACAGTGTCGTAATCGGGATGATACCTTCCGAAGCGTTGAACTTCCTCATGTCGTTCTTTTATATAATTAAAACGACGTATTGTGTCTTGTGCACTCGCATCTTTTTCAAGTGACTTCTTTGCAAGAATATAATCTATATATACATCAGACTGCGTAATTGATTTCGCTAATTCTTCAGACTGATCCATTAATTCCATAGTTGACATCGTAAGAAGCATGATGACACCTCCTAGCTGATATTATATCATGTCTTCGATCGAAACTCATCCTCTAGAGATGATTCGCTATCTCGTTTTGATAGAAGTCTATTTCTGACCCTGAAACGTGATGAACGGAGGAGTAGGTAGAAAGTTCATTTAGCAAACGTTCTAACGCCAAATCTTTTTGCTTTGCCTCAATCATGACATCCAGTTGATCCACAGAGCCATCTATCATTTTTAAAAATTCAACAAATCTTTCTGTGTCGATATATTCCGCATGAGCTCGATCACCAGGGCCATCTTTTGGGCTTGATATATGCATCTTTACGGGAAGTGGGCTCTCTTTCCAAGTAGCAACGACACGATTCCATAATTCAGGTAAGTAAGAATCGTTCTGATGAACATCATAATGATGAAGATCAAACACAATCGGTATCCCTAACTTTTCTCCTAAATAAAGAGCATCTTCGATCGTATAATTTTTATCGTCATTCTCTAAAATCAGCATGTTTGAAAGAGCAGACGGAATATCTGAAAAGTTTTCAATAAAACGTTCTAGCCCCCCTTCTGTCCCTTCTTTTTTTCCACCAATATGAAGCACACAACGATGCACGGGATCAATATGTAATCCTTTTAGTAATTTATAATGGTACAACAGTTGCTGTAACGCCTGTTGCGTGACTTGCTTCGATTTAGAATTTAACACAACAAAATGATCAGGATGAAAATCGACTCTCATCTTATTTTCATTAATGAATTGACCCAATTCACCCAGTTCAGCGGCAATCGCTCGTTCGTATTTCCACCCCTCTGTTAAAGGGTGGTTCGCAAGCGGAACGAGACGTGATGATAACCGAAAAAAGGTCACGTCACTTGCTTTATTGTGTTTAACAAGTCGCAAACAATTCTTGATGTTTTCTTTCGCGATTCGTTCTAATTTTCGAATAGCTGCTTCAGGATGATCCAGTTCAGTAAATTGCTTCACGGTCATCGTCTTAGATGGTGATGCATTGACTAGCTGCTGACTCATCGCTACATAGCCAAATCGTATTCGCATCGAGCCTGTTTTAGCTAGCATTGACATCCAATCCCCTTCCCATTATAATTCTTTCGACTACCAATACGCCCAAAAGAAAAGGTGAACGCATCGTGAATTTTGTAACATTTAACCCATTCCGCACCATCGGTATTCCAGGTATTAAATACGTAAAGCCTGAGCATATGTTTGAAGATCGTGAAAAGATTGATCATGCCGATGTTTGTCTTTTCCCTGAGAACTGGCAAGTAAATGCTCTTGTACATGGTATGAAAAAAACCATCTTTCCTAGCATCCAATCTATTCAACTTGGTCACAATAAAATAGAGGTTACTCGCGCCCTTTGGAGTGTCTGTAAGGAGCATGTTCCATACACCCAAATTTTAGGTCGAAGCGAAGAAAGCATTAAGAAAGTGTTAACAGACTTTTCCTTTCCTTTTGTCGCTAAAGAAATTCGTAGTTCGATGGGTAAAGGTGTTTTTCTAATTGAATCAGAAGAAGCTTTTAGAGAATACGCGGAAAACAATTCTACCTTTTACGTCCAAGAGTACTTAAAGATTGATCGCGATCTGCGTGTTTGTTTCGTAGGCGATGAAGTCATCGCTAGCTATTGGAGAATTAATGATCATAATAGCTTCCACAACAATGTGGCACAAGGTGGGAGAATCTCGTATGAAAACATTCCCCAAGAAGCGATTGACCTCGTTTGTCAAACGGCTCGCTCACTAGGCATTGATCATGCTGGCTTTGACCTTGTCTATGCGAACGATCAATTTTACTTTTTAGAATTCAACACACTCTTTGGCAACCAAGGCTTTCAAGCTCTAGGCGTGTCTGTTGAACAAAAAATTTATCAATATTTACAAGAGAAATCTAAGGAATCGTCACGTTAAAGACGTCTTCACTATCATATGAACTGCGATCATTCTTTACTAGTTCTACTTTGATTGTATGCTCACCACTAGCTAATCCTTCAATAACAAAACTTGGTTGAAATAAAGTGTCTATATGTTGGTCGTTGAGATAAAGTCGGTAATGCCCTTCCCCTTCATGGTGAGTTGCTCCGGCTTTTTCTTGTTTCAATTCTACCCCTCGAATCAAACAGTCAACATACACATCCTTCCCATTCACGAGAAACACAGTCTTGATAGCTGGATCTTGTTCTCCTGCGAGTACACCGATTGGCAACTGCCGGTATAAAGGCTTAATCATCACCTCTTGATTTTTTTCACTTGCTACCACTGTGACTGGCAACAGATAAAGACCTACAAGAAAAACTACTAGCAATACTTGCTTGATCCTCCTCATTCTACACCTCCAACTTCCAAGTTGATTATCTTTAGTTTGCAAGATTTCTCCAATTTTATGTACAGATTTAATAATTGTCTGCTTTTATCACAAAAAGCACATTGACCGCATTACTGCAGCGGCCCCTGTGCTTGAGCGACAGTTTGTTGACCCATTTTCAACATCTCAATCATCATCATAGCGAGCCCAAGTTGATTTTGCATTTTTTCTACACGTTGAGGAATCGTTTTTCCATAAAAATAATTCGCTTCTTTCTCCATCTCTGGAACGAGACTAGGATCCCTGCCTAATTTACGATACCAAGCAGGGTGCTGACGGATATACTGTCTTAACTCTGGCTTTTCATTTAATAATTGCTGTACTTCCAATCGCATGACTCATCCTCCTACTGTTTAGTCTCGACGAAACGAGAACGGATGATCCGAATTCGGTCTTGATTTTGGCGTTGTTGGTTGTTGAAAGGTTTGCATGACATTTTGAACATTCGAGAGAACCGAACTAAATTGGGCAAGGTGATTCTGCAAATCTTGAACGTTAAAACGCTTCATCATGTTCATCACTTGACCTAACGTATCTGTTGCCTCCTCGTTATTGGTATGATTTTTTGCACCTTGACTTGCACCTGTTGCCCCTTCACTCGGTGATGTTTGTTCTTTTTGGACACGGTATGCCTGCCATTGTTCATGCTGAGCGCCTAAGATCGACCACTCTTCATAAAATTGCTGAAGTGTTTTTTGTTCCGATTTAATCTCTTCAATGATTAATGAGTGTTCGCGAACAAATTGTTTAAATTGCTCAACGGAGGGATGTGCATTTTGATGCTTATCCATCCTCATCTGCCTCCTTCTCTCTGATAATGCCGTTAATTAATCATCCTTCCCTACTATCCTATCCATTAGCCTAGTCCGGTGTGCAATGATTTTTATTGCGTAATTGAATTTTTTTTTGCTACAATGAGGAATGCCAAATGACGCATACTGGAGGAAACTTATGACCACTACATCGAAAAAAAGAATGACTGAAACATTTCAGGAGCTACTAAATAATGCAAATGATGAAGAACTACATGTACTAGAGTCTATGTTAAAAGGGCTTCATGACAAGCAACAGGGTCGATATGCAACATATCTTTCTGCCTTAACTCAGATCAAAACAAAATTTTTAGACAATGACGATTACGAAGTTCTTCTTCCCATTCAACCACTCATTAATAACCCTCTTCAAATGGTTCATGGAGGGATCACTGCAACGCTTCTTGATACAGCAATGGGCTCGATGATCAATAGACGTCTACCCGAAGACCAAGCAGCCGTTACAGCAGAGATGAACGTTCACTACATTAAGCCAGGTGTAGGACAAGCATTACGCTGCGTGGCTCATCTCTCACATAAAGGGAATAGTCTATGCGTAGCAGAAGCGAAAGTGTACGATGACAGAGAGAAATTAATGGCGATGGCCACTGCAACATTCGCTATCATCAAACGTCCGACAAAATAAAAAAGATCGGTGGACTGAGTAGTTGCGCAGCCCCCGATCTTTTTCTTTTAAAAAAAGAAGGGTGTCATAAAGTTCTGAGTATAATAATCCCGGTACACCCCAACACCTAACTCTGTAAACTCTTCATGTAATACGTTCACACGATGCCCTTCACTATTCAACCAACCCTCAACTGATGCGAGACCATCTACATACTTAGCCGCGATATTTTCACCAGCTAAACGATACTTAACATCTCTCCGATCTAAGCGATCAGATAACTCTCCATACGTTGGTGATGTATGAGAGAAATAACTTTCTTGCTCCATATCAAGACTGTGCAAATAAGCGACACTTGATACAGGTTCGTTCCATACTAGTGACTCAAGCCCATGTCGCTCTCGCAAAACATTCGTAAATGTGAAAATTTGCTTCGCTTGTCCTTTTTCAACCATTTCCCATTCTGAATCTGACAATGACTCTACTTCTGGCAAGCTCCCTCTGTATGAAAGAGAATACGGTCGTTGCTTCATAAGTGTTTCATCATCTAAAAAGCGAATACTTGAAAGTTGATTTGTGTGAACATCAAAGTAGAGCTGTGCCCATGCTTCATCAATTTTAACTAATGGGCGCATCGCTAAATCACCTGCGGTTAATTCATAGTTATATTGCCCGCGTTCAACTTTCACTTCTACTTGTGGTTTAATATCGAATATTTCATTCATTGCTTGGTAAGTCTGTCCAAAATACGTGTCTTCTTTCGTCAAATCGGCTGAGGTCGTAAACGTTGTAACGACTACACCTTCGTCTATTCCAATTAATATATAATACGAACCTTTTTCATACACCCACCATTCATACCCATACGGTGAGGGATCTATGCGACTTGGCTCCCCGTAATTCTCTTTAATTAATGCTTTATTTGCCCCTATGGTGAGTGCGGTTGGATACGGCCCGTCTTCTGTGCTTTCAAGCTCTTCAGTCGGTGTAGGCGCCGGCTCTACTGACTCCATACGTTGGTTCTCCTCTAACTCTTCTGACTCTATTTCATTATATACAATGAGACCTTCCTCTCCTTGAAACCATGTCTTTATTTCGTCATTAAATATATATTCAAATAGAGATACACACAAAAATAACACTATGATGCTACTTATTACGAGCTTTGTTTTCATAAGCATCCACTCCTCACATCTCATACTAAGTTAAGTTCGAATCAAGACCTGTCTTTTCCTCTCTCTAATTATGTAAGCTTCTGTCTACTTAATGACTAGTATTGTCGAGTTCAATCAAACAAGCTCTTGCCAAGATACCCGATTCAGATGTCCATAAAACATTCATCAATACACATTGCAACAAAAGCCTTTTCATACTATCATTAGGAAGGTATAGTAAAGATGTAGTTGAAATGAGGAGGGTTCCTAGTGAGATTTGATGAAATGAACATCGCAGATAAAGAAATGAAATTTGAAAACTTACGCCATGCAGCTGAATCTGTTGGATTGATCCATGCTGGCCAGTGGGACTACGAACGCGTAACCTTTGATTACAAAATTGTTAATCAAGGCGACATCTATTATTTACGTGTCCCTGCATATGCTATTGAAGGTGACATCCCTAAAGATGATGCGATTGTAAAACTAATGACTCCGATTTTAGGTAAGCATTACTATCCACACGGTGTAGAGTATGAGGGAGAAACATTCCCTAAAACAATCGTAGACAAGTGCAAAAAGAAACTTGAACTACTACAAAAGAATCTAGAAGCAAAATAAAAAAGGATAGCCAGCCGGCTATTCTTTTTTTTCACTCATGTTTCGAATCGTAATAATTTTTATTGAACCTTCATCATACCTTGTTAACTCAAAGCGAACGTCACGTTCAATTTCTTGCGATACTCCTCGTTCAGTTAACAACACTTTTTCTGCAGTATCGACAAATAATTCTCCACTTTCATTTTCATACACAGTATCTACTTCAAATGAGAGCAATTCTTTTGATTGTCCCTCACCTGGAGCATCTGTGATATACCTTCTTAATGAATGATAGAAGCTATTATTTGTGATTAAATATGGTTCCAATGCGTTGAAATTTCCAGAATCAAATGCGTCAACCATTTTCTCTTTATAGTCAGTGACAAATTCACTTGCCATTTCTGAACGTTCATCTGTGACAACCTTTAATTCTTGATCATTCGATTGACAACTAGCCAAAAGAATTGTTACTACAAACAAACTAATCGCTAACCAGTAACTTTTTTTCATTTATTCTCACCTTCATATCAAAGTACTCTTTCTTCCTTGTAAAGTACATTATAACATAGACTATAATAAGAAAATTTTTACCGGCTAGAAGGATTTGTGAACAAACTAAAAGAATTAGTCGTATACACTTGTTCATGTTTTCCTGTTCGTACTATAATGTAGATAGCTTTTATGTAGTAGAGAGGGGTTTCAAATTGGCAGCTTTCTTCACTAGACGCACAATATGGATATTAATATCTCTGTTTTTACTTATTGTTGCTTCATATTTTATTTTACCGGTATCACTTCCATTAATGGTCGCACTGATCACAGCGTTAGTTTTAACACCTGCTGTTAATGCCCTGCAAAAAAAGACCAGCATCAAGCGAAATGTAGCTGTCATGCTCGTTTTTACTGTGTTCGTCGTTTTTATTGGTCTAACAGGTTATTACCTTGTCACCAAAGTCATCACACAAGGTACACAGATTGTCGAAAATAGCCCTCAATATATTAGTGACATTAATCGAGCTTGGCTTAATTTCCAGAGAAACTTAGAAGAAAAGTATGAGAATCTCCCTCCCGAACTCGTCTATGAAATTAATGTTACTGTTACCAATACGTTGAGCGACCTTCGCTCAAACATTAGTGATCGCAACTTAATTCAAGATATTACATCGGTTATCTCAAGTATACCAGGCTATCTCGTCACCTTCTTAGTGTACTTAATTGCCTTATTCTTATTTATGCTTGAACTGCCAAGATTGAAAGAAAAGATTTATAGCTACCTTTCTGAGCGTACAAAAGAAAAAGTAAACTTTATGACGTCTCGACTTTCGTACGTCATTTGGGGATTTTTTAAAGCTCAGTTCTTAGTTAGTATCATTATTTTCTTCGTTACACTTATTGGCTTATTATTTATCGCACCAGAAGTTGCACTATTGATGGCTTTCATTATTTGGCTGATCGACTTCGTACCGATTATTGGATCTATTGTCATTCTAGCGCCATGGGCCATTTTTCAATTAATTGTTGGTGATGTAAGCACAGGTTCTAAGTTACTCATACTAGCAGCGATTCTCCTAATTATAAGAAGAACCGTTGAACCAAAAGTTATGGGGAAACATATTGGCCTTTCACCGCTAGCTACGTTAATTGCAATGTATCTAGGTTTAATGCTCTTCGGTGTCATCGGCTTTATCGTCGGTCCTCTTCTTGTGATTGCTTTTACATCTGCAAAAGAAGCGGGCATTATTAAGCTCAACTTCAAACTATAAAAAAAAGCATCATGCTTCGCATGATGCTTTTTTTTACTTTTTCTAATAGTATGGTGAGATCATAAGATAAACTAGAACACCCGTTAAACTAACATATAACCAAATAGGCATCGTCCATCGTGCAATTTTACGGTGTCGTTCATTTTCCATATTCCAAGCACGTGCAACCGATGTGAGTGCTAGTGGTACGATGATCGCCGCTAAGACAATATGAGTAATTAATATAAAGTAGTATAATCCAGCCATAAAGCCAGTTCCACCGTATGGTGTAGAAGCTGATAAGAAATGATGACCCACATAGGTCACTAAAAATAGCGTTGTCATAATAAATGCGGCATAAATAAACCGACGATGAACTTTAACATTTTTCTTCAAAATCGCAATAAGCGCTGCGAGTAAGAATAAGAATGTAAAGCTATTAAAAATGGCATTCATCATTGGTAAAATTTTAACGTCAAAGGCATTAAAATTGTCATAACCAGGCAAACCTGATAATAGGAC
Above is a genomic segment from Bacillus sp. FJAT-45037 containing:
- a CDS encoding YlbF family regulator, producing the protein MLLTMSTMELMDQSEELAKSITQSDVYIDYILAKKSLEKDASAQDTIRRFNYIKERHEEVQRFGRYHPDYDTVSTDIRKVKRELDLHECVATFKKAERELEMLLNEVSEVIAHAVSKTIKVPTGNPYFDQMSCSGGCGSGGGCSCG
- the uvsE gene encoding UV DNA damage repair endonuclease UvsE; the protein is MRIRFGYVAMSQQLVNASPSKTMTVKQFTELDHPEAAIRKLERIAKENIKNCLRLVKHNKASDVTFFRLSSRLVPLANHPLTEGWKYERAIAAELGELGQFINENKMRVDFHPDHFVVLNSKSKQVTQQALQQLLYHYKLLKGLHIDPVHRCVLHIGGKKEGTEGGLERFIENFSDIPSALSNMLILENDDKNYTIEDALYLGEKLGIPIVFDLHHYDVHQNDSYLPELWNRVVATWKESPLPVKMHISSPKDGPGDRAHAEYIDTERFVEFLKMIDGSVDQLDVMIEAKQKDLALERLLNELSTYSSVHHVSGSEIDFYQNEIANHL
- a CDS encoding ATP-grasp domain-containing protein; translation: MNFVTFNPFRTIGIPGIKYVKPEHMFEDREKIDHADVCLFPENWQVNALVHGMKKTIFPSIQSIQLGHNKIEVTRALWSVCKEHVPYTQILGRSEESIKKVLTDFSFPFVAKEIRSSMGKGVFLIESEEAFREYAENNSTFYVQEYLKIDRDLRVCFVGDEVIASYWRINDHNSFHNNVAQGGRISYENIPQEAIDLVCQTARSLGIDHAGFDLVYANDQFYFLEFNTLFGNQGFQALGVSVEQKIYQYLQEKSKESSR
- a CDS encoding YlbE-like family protein, producing the protein MRLEVQQLLNEKPELRQYIRQHPAWYRKLGRDPSLVPEMEKEANYFYGKTIPQRVEKMQNQLGLAMMMIEMLKMGQQTVAQAQGPLQ
- a CDS encoding YlbD family protein → MDKHQNAHPSVEQFKQFVREHSLIIEEIKSEQKTLQQFYEEWSILGAQHEQWQAYRVQKEQTSPSEGATGASQGAKNHTNNEEATDTLGQVMNMMKRFNVQDLQNHLAQFSSVLSNVQNVMQTFQQPTTPKSRPNSDHPFSFRRD
- a CDS encoding PaaI family thioesterase yields the protein MTTTSKKRMTETFQELLNNANDEELHVLESMLKGLHDKQQGRYATYLSALTQIKTKFLDNDDYEVLLPIQPLINNPLQMVHGGITATLLDTAMGSMINRRLPEDQAAVTAEMNVHYIKPGVGQALRCVAHLSHKGNSLCVAEAKVYDDREKLMAMATATFAIIKRPTK
- a CDS encoding CAP domain-containing protein, with amino-acid sequence MKTKLVISSIIVLFLCVSLFEYIFNDEIKTWFQGEEGLIVYNEIESEELEENQRMESVEPAPTPTEELESTEDGPYPTALTIGANKALIKENYGEPSRIDPSPYGYEWWVYEKGSYYILIGIDEGVVVTTFTTSADLTKEDTYFGQTYQAMNEIFDIKPQVEVKVERGQYNYELTAGDLAMRPLVKIDEAWAQLYFDVHTNQLSSIRFLDDETLMKQRPYSLSYRGSLPEVESLSDSEWEMVEKGQAKQIFTFTNVLRERHGLESLVWNEPVSSVAYLHSLDMEQESYFSHTSPTYGELSDRLDRRDVKYRLAGENIAAKYVDGLASVEGWLNSEGHRVNVLHEEFTELGVGVYRDYYTQNFMTPFFF
- a CDS encoding YugN family protein, whose protein sequence is MRFDEMNIADKEMKFENLRHAAESVGLIHAGQWDYERVTFDYKIVNQGDIYYLRVPAYAIEGDIPKDDAIVKLMTPILGKHYYPHGVEYEGETFPKTIVDKCKKKLELLQKNLEAK
- a CDS encoding TcaA NTF2-like domain-containing protein, giving the protein MKKSYWLAISLFVVTILLASCQSNDQELKVVTDERSEMASEFVTDYKEKMVDAFDSGNFNALEPYLITNNSFYHSLRRYITDAPGEGQSKELLSFEVDTVYENESGELFVDTAEKVLLTERGVSQEIERDVRFELTRYDEGSIKIITIRNMSEKKE
- the ytvI gene encoding sporulation integral membrane protein YtvI, whose protein sequence is MAAFFTRRTIWILISLFLLIVASYFILPVSLPLMVALITALVLTPAVNALQKKTSIKRNVAVMLVFTVFVVFIGLTGYYLVTKVITQGTQIVENSPQYISDINRAWLNFQRNLEEKYENLPPELVYEINVTVTNTLSDLRSNISDRNLIQDITSVISSIPGYLVTFLVYLIALFLFMLELPRLKEKIYSYLSERTKEKVNFMTSRLSYVIWGFFKAQFLVSIIIFFVTLIGLLFIAPEVALLMAFIIWLIDFVPIIGSIVILAPWAIFQLIVGDVSTGSKLLILAAILLIIRRTVEPKVMGKHIGLSPLATLIAMYLGLMLFGVIGFIVGPLLVIAFTSAKEAGIIKLNFKL
- a CDS encoding DUF420 domain-containing protein, producing the protein MNQQDQTVNNPTFKKRNYKPFIIIVTIVINGLVVLLSGLPGYDNFNAFDVKILPMMNAIFNSFTFLFLLAALIAILKKNVKVHRRFIYAAFIMTTLFLVTYVGHHFLSASTPYGGTGFMAGLYYFILITHIVLAAIIVPLALTSVARAWNMENERHRKIARWTMPIWLYVSLTGVLVYLMISPYY